GTGACCACATCGGCACGGCACTGCGCTTCGGGTCCACAACGGTCGCGCTGCGCGAACGGCGTGACGGCGGTTCGGCGAACCGCACCGTACGGCTCGAACCACACCCGGACCAGGGCGACCAGCGCTTCCACTGAAAACCCGCCGAACACTTACTGAAGACCTGCTTCAAGACCTGCCCGAGACCTCTGCCGAGGTGAAGCCATGACGACGACCGCTCCCGCGCAACCGTTCACGGTCCGTACCTTCCTGCTCGGCCCCGACTGCCCCGACACGGCCGACGCCCTCGCCGGCCCGCTCCACGACGGCGGCACGGCCGACGGACTCCTCCGCGGCACGCGCCCCCTGCCCCCCGCGGCCGACCGGGCCGTCGAACACGAACTGGCGGGCGCCGTCGACTCCTTCCTCTCCCTGGACGTCTTCGACGTGGCGGCCGGCGGGTGGCGCAGACACGCCGCTCTCACCGAGGCCGCGCACCGCACCCGGGCCACCCCGGGCAGCCAGGAGGTGGTCGCGCTGGCGAGCCACGAGATCACGTCCGACCACCACCCCTACATCGACGTCTTCCTGGACGGCGCCAAAGTCGGCACCCTCGACGTCCGGCTCGGCCTTCTCTTCCGGATCAGCGGGCTCGTCACCGTCGTACGCGACGCCCACGTGGTCGCCATACGCAGCGGGCAGTGTGTGCTGGAGGCCCGTCTCACCGTCCAGCAGATTCTGCTGGCGGAGCGTCAGGGCCGACTGGACCTCCCCGGCATCTGGCACCTGCACACCCCGCTCCCCCTGCTGCGGAACGAGCCCCCGCCGCCACCGCCACCACCACCTCCGCCGTCGGTCCCGCCGTCGTCCGTACAGCCGACCCAGGTCCTCCACCGGCCCCGGCACATCCACGGCCCCTCTCCGGGGACCTGAGTCGACAGCCGCCGCCTGGGAGATCTGCTCCGCCTGCGCACCGGCCTCGGAGGCTGAATCGGGTCCTGCTCCTGCCCACCGCTCTCACCGTGGCGGTCCCGGCGGCCTCTGGTCCGCCTTCGGCTGCGGATTATCCGACCACCCCGACGGCGTACAGAACACCCAGCACGGCCAGAACCGCGCCGATGAGGCGAAACGCCACGGTGTTGCTGCCTTCGAACCGTTGCCCGGCCCGGCTGCCGACCTTGGCCGCGAAGGTGGGACCGAAGACGGCCACGGCCGCACCGCACACAGCCAGGAGCAGACCCACGATGGTGTGCACCATGCCTCCTCTGGGTTGGGTGGGGAGGTGCGCCTTTCGCGCACCTCCCCGTATCGCGTCGCCCTACCTGCCCCGACGGCGCCGTCGGGCGAGCAGCGCGCCGATAATGATCACGGCCACCAGGAACATGCCTATGGCCAGGTACGGCGACCAGGAGGGCCCAGCGGGCCGCTCATTCGCCAGTCGGACCCATTCGTGCACAGTGGTTCACTCCCGGATTAGAAGGTGTATTTGGCGGTTCCGGAGCACTTGCCGGTGCTGCCTCCCGTACCGACGCCTTCCGAGCCGTCCGTCGCGACCGACAGGTCCACCGGGCCGATGCCGCATGCCACTTCGCCGGTCCACCCCGGGCCCGCCGACCCCGATGCCAAGCCTGCGTCAGCGCTGGCGCCAGGGGTGCCGACCCCTGCGGAGAGGTAGGGATGGACGCTGCCGTCGTCGTTGATGCTCGCCCCGATTCCGCCGCATACCCACAGGCAGCCCTCCACTCCGATGTCGAGCGACAACAGCCCGTCGGGGTCGATGCGGTTGACGGGATCGCCTTCGGCGTACAGGTAGGGGTTCTGTTCCCGGCCGGCAGGGTCGGGCTGGGTGAAGCGGCCGATGTTGGCGTCGTAGTAGCGGGCCTTGAGGTGGTAGAGGCCGGTGGGGTCCTGGTAGTTGCCGGCGAAGCGGTAGGGCTGGACGACCGGTTCCGAGGACTGGGCCAGGATGCGTACGCCGCGGGGGCTGTAGGTGTACGTGTCGACCTTGTTGCCGTCCACGTCCACCAGACCGATCACACTGCCGATGGCGTCGGTGAGGTAGTAGTAGCTCTTGCCCCCGGTCGTCATGGAGTTCAGGGTGCCCCCGGGTTCCCGGTTGAAGCCCATGTCCATGCCGCCCGTCGAAGTGGCGGACAGCCCCAGAGGACCGTTGTGGTAGTAGGTGTCGCCGAGCTTGATGCGTTCGCTCTGGTCGGTGGAACCGTACTGGCCGGCGTAGGACTTGCCGTTGACGGTGATCGACGTCATCTGCGAGTGGTCCGACCACGTTTCGCCGGTGCGGAGGTAGTCGTCGGTGGACGCTGCGGCGGTCTCGTTGCCGATCGGGTCGTAGGACCATGGCCCGGTGGTGCTGGACTTGGAAGTGAGCTGCTGGGCGTCGTTGTAGGTGTACGTGGTGCCGCGCGGACAGCCCTTTTCCGTTCCCTGGGAGGTGAGGTTGCCGGCCAGGTCGTAGCAGTACTGCCAGGAGGCGGCGATCGTGCCGGCTTTCTCCTCCTTGGCGTAGGAGAAGCGGCCCGCCCCGTCGTACGTGTACGTCCGCTTGAGCCCGCTCACGTGCTCCGTCGACGTGCGGATCTTGCTGCCGTCGGTCTTGCCGTCCGTGCCGTAGCCGTACGTGTAGGCGAGGTCGGCCAGAGTGCCCTGGGCAGAGGTCACCTTGATGGACTCCGGGCGGCCGGACTTGTCCACGTCGACCGTCTGGACCGTGCCGCCGGGGTACGTGGTCGTCCTGCGGACGTCGTTGTTGTTGTACGTGTACGTCGTCACCCGGCTCTGCGGATCCTTGAGTTCCTTGAGCTTGTTGACCTCGTTCCAGGTGTAGTCGACCTTTCCGGCCGGGTCCTGGTAGTAGTCGACGTTGCCCGCCGCGGTGTAGACGAGCAGGGTCTGCGAGCCGTCCTGGAGATGGCGGACCGTCTCACGCTGGAGCGGGTCGAACTCGTACGTGACCGTCCCGGTGCCGTCCGAGCGCTGGGTCGGATTTCCGTCGCCGTCGTACCAGTACTCGACCTTCACCGTGTGGGGCGAGGTGACGGTGCGGATACGGTCGCGGTTGTCGTAGGTGTAGGTGACGGTGACGCCGCGGGCGTCGGTGACGGTCCTGGTGCGGCCGAGGTCGTCGTAGGTGTACGTCGTCTTCCCCAGTGGCGCCGGGGCCTTGGCCCACTCGAGGTTGCCCTTGGCGTCGTAGTGGAAGTCCGTCTCCACCGTCTTGGCCGACGTCATCTTCGTCTTCTGTGCGCAGCGCTGGCCCTCGAAGCCGCCGCAGGTGACGGTGGCGGGGTTGTAGTCGTAGGAGACGCTGCCGCCGCCGGTGCCGGTCTGCGCGACCGTCTTGGTGTTGCCGGCCGTGTCGTAGGTGAACTCCGTCTTCTCGCCGTCGGGGTTGGTGGAGTCGCTCGGCACGTCTCCGCCCGCGATGGTCTGCCAGTTGTTGACCGTCGCGCCGCCCGTCGGCATGGCGGCAGTCTTGAGGTTGTTGCGGGAGTCGAAGCCGTAGTCGGTGACGTTGCCGGGGGTGGTGCCCGAGCCCATCGCGTCGGTGGCGGTGTCGATGTTGTGGTTGGCGTCGAACTTGGTGGACCGCTTGTGTTTCAGCGCGTCCTCCACCTCGGTCACCTGGCCGTCGCCGTCGTGCGTGTACTTCGTGGCGTGCAGTTCCGGGTCGGTCGCGGTGGTGGTGCCCGCCGCCGTCGGGGAGCCGGCGCTGTAGGCGTAGGTCCAGGTCGGGCCGGTGTGGCCGTCGCTGTTGAAGCCGGTGCCGCGCAGCATCGAGGTGACGCGGTTGGCGTCGTCGTAGGTGAAGACCGTCACCCGCCCCTCGGCGGTGGTGATCTTGTCGACACGACGCGAGGTGTCGTAGCGGAAGGTGACCGGCTTGCCCTCGGTGTCCGTGGTGGTGGCCAGGTTGCCCGCGCCGTCGAGATCGAACACGGCGGTGCGGCCGGTGTTGTCCTTGGCCTGCCACTGCGAGGCGTCCGTCTTCAGCAGGTCGATCCAGCGCCCGGAGCGCGTCTCGGTCAGCTTGAAACCCTTGTGCTCACCGCCCTCGTCGTGCTGGGTGACGCTGATCGTGCCCTTGTTGCGTTCGGTGACCTTCGTCAGGGTGCCGTTCGTGTCGTAGGTGTCCTTCGCGCCCGACTTCCACTTCGTCAGCGTGTAGGTACCGTCCGAGTTCTTCTTCAGGTCCTCGGAGTACCCCTTCGGGGTGGTGAAGGAGCCGTCGCTGTTCTTGGTGAAGCGGACCGTGGCGCCCGAGGCGTCGTAGAAGACCACTTCGGTGGAGGAGACCGACAGGTAGCGCTCGTACTGCTGCCACCAGCGCTGCGAGACCTTCCCCCACGGCGCGTCCACCGAGTTGTACGTCCGCGCCAGCGTCAGACGCTGCCCCACTCCGGCGATGTCGAAGTCGGTCGCCGTCAGCATCAGGTTGCCGGTCGAGTAGTCGATCTTCGCCGTCAGAGCGTCGGTGATGGCGAAACTGGTGTACCGGTGCCAGGGCACGTTTCCCTGCCCCTCGGGCACCAGGGTCAGTACGGAGGCGTCCGCCGCACTGGAGGACTTCGCCTTCCTCGCCGGTGGGCCCTGGGCATGTGCGCGCTGCTCCTTCGCCCAGGGCAGCAGCGCGTCTTCCGTCGGGTTCTTCGCGGCCCGAGACGCCACGGGCTTGTTCGGGCCGACCTTCACCGCCGGCACAGCGAAGTCGGGACTGCCCGAGCCCCACGCCGAGGTGGGTGCGGTCTCGTCGGCGACCGCACTCGCGGCCGGCAGCACCGAGAGGGCAAGTGCCGCCGAAGCGACCACCGCCGACGCGGTAAGGGCGGTCGATCTGTCACGGGCACGCCGGAACGGCATGCCGAGGGCACGCTGGTGCATGGCTTCCCCCCGCAGGAAGACGGACCCCGGCAACCCCAGTGGTCACCGGGCGCACACAAGCTGCCACAGGAATCGCACAAGAATCCGCACGGTTCCCCTCGATTCCCTCACCATGTGGGCAGGAATCGGCCCCTCCCTTTCACGTTCGTGAAAGGGACAGAAGATTGCATAGGACACGCGTCGCAGCTGAATCTGCGGGAACATCGCACGCCTCATACGTCCGACACGGCCGAAACCTCTCGGCGCGATGAAAGAATCCCGAAACCGCGCCGCGGCCAGGGGCCGCCCCAGGCCGCCCCTCCTGTGACACGAGGACGGTGCTCAGAGCCCCGATCCCCTGGCTCGACGATGTCGGGACGGTCATCGCCCGGCCTGGTCGGCCCACTGCGTACCGCTTTCCCTGGCGTGGTGCCGCAGCGGGCCGCAGAGCGGGAGAAGGAATGCCGTGACATGAAGGCACGACGAGAACCTCACCGCCCGCTTCGCCCAGGACCGGCACTGCGGAAACGCTCCCGAGGTCAGTGGGCGGCGATCCAGCGCCTGACGGCCTCGTTGACGGTGTCGTCGAGGGCACTCAACGCGTCCACTGCGTGCAGGTCTCCTGGCGCCGGCGCGACTCCCGCCCGGATGAGCGCCGCGTGCAGATCCATACGGCGCCGGTCGGCCCGGGCCACCGTCAGGGGCAGCCGCCGGCCCGGGTCGGGCGCAGGCCGCACCGTCTCCTCCTCGGCCGCCCGCGCCTGGGGCGGCACACGCCAGTCCTCGTCCCCCCACTGCTCTGCGGCCTCCGCCCCGCCCAGGGTCGTGTGCGCGTCGAAGCCGCAGC
This Streptomyces sp. NBC_00377 DNA region includes the following protein-coding sequences:
- a CDS encoding RHS repeat-associated core domain-containing protein, which codes for MHQRALGMPFRRARDRSTALTASAVVASAALALSVLPAASAVADETAPTSAWGSGSPDFAVPAVKVGPNKPVASRAAKNPTEDALLPWAKEQRAHAQGPPARKAKSSSAADASVLTLVPEGQGNVPWHRYTSFAITDALTAKIDYSTGNLMLTATDFDIAGVGQRLTLARTYNSVDAPWGKVSQRWWQQYERYLSVSSTEVVFYDASGATVRFTKNSDGSFTTPKGYSEDLKKNSDGTYTLTKWKSGAKDTYDTNGTLTKVTERNKGTISVTQHDEGGEHKGFKLTETRSGRWIDLLKTDASQWQAKDNTGRTAVFDLDGAGNLATTTDTEGKPVTFRYDTSRRVDKITTAEGRVTVFTYDDANRVTSMLRGTGFNSDGHTGPTWTYAYSAGSPTAAGTTTATDPELHATKYTHDGDGQVTEVEDALKHKRSTKFDANHNIDTATDAMGSGTTPGNVTDYGFDSRNNLKTAAMPTGGATVNNWQTIAGGDVPSDSTNPDGEKTEFTYDTAGNTKTVAQTGTGGGSVSYDYNPATVTCGGFEGQRCAQKTKMTSAKTVETDFHYDAKGNLEWAKAPAPLGKTTYTYDDLGRTRTVTDARGVTVTYTYDNRDRIRTVTSPHTVKVEYWYDGDGNPTQRSDGTGTVTYEFDPLQRETVRHLQDGSQTLLVYTAAGNVDYYQDPAGKVDYTWNEVNKLKELKDPQSRVTTYTYNNNDVRRTTTYPGGTVQTVDVDKSGRPESIKVTSAQGTLADLAYTYGYGTDGKTDGSKIRTSTEHVSGLKRTYTYDGAGRFSYAKEEKAGTIAASWQYCYDLAGNLTSQGTEKGCPRGTTYTYNDAQQLTSKSSTTGPWSYDPIGNETAAASTDDYLRTGETWSDHSQMTSITVNGKSYAGQYGSTDQSERIKLGDTYYHNGPLGLSATSTGGMDMGFNREPGGTLNSMTTGGKSYYYLTDAIGSVIGLVDVDGNKVDTYTYSPRGVRILAQSSEPVVQPYRFAGNYQDPTGLYHLKARYYDANIGRFTQPDPAGREQNPYLYAEGDPVNRIDPDGLLSLDIGVEGCLWVCGGIGASINDDGSVHPYLSAGVGTPGASADAGLASGSAGPGWTGEVACGIGPVDLSVATDGSEGVGTGGSTGKCSGTAKYTF